A stretch of Streptomyces vietnamensis DNA encodes these proteins:
- a CDS encoding NUDIX domain-containing protein — translation MQVQDTPEEWQVVATTTPFTGAKTSVRTDDVVMPDGSVHRRDYQVHPGSVAVLALDEQDRVVVLRQYRHPVRQKLWEIPAGLLDVPGENPLHAAQRELYEEAHVKAEDWRVLADVYTTPGGCDEAVRIFLARDLAEAEGERFEVSEEEADMELARVPVGDLVRGVLAGELHNNCLVVGVLSLMAARAGDGLDALRPASSPWPARPFEG, via the coding sequence ATGCAGGTGCAGGACACCCCGGAGGAGTGGCAGGTCGTCGCCACCACCACCCCCTTCACGGGCGCCAAGACGAGTGTCCGCACGGACGACGTGGTCATGCCCGACGGCTCGGTCCACCGCCGCGACTACCAGGTCCACCCCGGCTCCGTGGCCGTCCTCGCCCTGGACGAGCAGGACCGCGTGGTCGTCCTCCGGCAGTACCGGCACCCGGTACGGCAGAAGCTCTGGGAGATCCCGGCCGGACTCCTCGACGTCCCCGGCGAGAACCCGCTGCACGCCGCCCAGCGCGAGCTGTACGAGGAGGCGCACGTCAAGGCGGAGGACTGGCGGGTCCTGGCCGACGTCTACACGACGCCCGGCGGCTGCGACGAGGCCGTACGGATCTTCCTGGCGCGGGACCTCGCCGAGGCGGAGGGCGAGCGCTTCGAGGTCTCCGAGGAGGAGGCCGACATGGAGCTGGCGCGGGTGCCGGTGGGGGACCTCGTGCGCGGGGTCCTCGCGGGTGAGCTGCACAACAACTGCCTGGTGGTGGGGGTGCTGTCGCTGATGGCGGCGCGGGCGGGTGACGGCCTGGACGCCCTCCGCCCGGCCTCGTCCCCCTGGCCGGCCAGACCCTTCGAGGGGTAA